The Vicia villosa cultivar HV-30 ecotype Madison, WI unplaced genomic scaffold, Vvil1.0 ctg.000077F_1_1, whole genome shotgun sequence genome segment tatttgttttgaaaagataGAGGAAATTCATGAACTTAGTGAATAGAGTtttaataaatagataaaatttCATCTCATAATGGTGGCCAACTGGCTCTTCTAAAATATAGTTGTTGTATTTAGTATACAACCAAAGATAATTATTATGATTTTACAATAAAGTCATTttatttattgataaaaaaataaaaataaagtcattttatttgtttaaaaaataaataaatggcacAATTAGTAACAAATTAAAAATGGAAGGAATAAATGCCACATATTCATACCATTGATAGGACTTACATTGTTCTCATAACAGGTTTTGTAAGCCTCTCTCATGTAATAGGGGTCAACATAATTttcagggtttaggttttgataTTGCATTACAGACACAACATGTCTACAAGGTACTTCAGCTAGGTCCCAAAAGCAACAAGTACAAGTTATTGTTTGCCAAGGTCAATAACAAATTGAAGGTCATTGTATGGATGATGGACTTGCCATAAACCACCCATAAATCACCCATACTCAACGTTGGAAGCCATTCTCCATTCAATAGAGTCTCCTTGTCCAATATTTTCCTAAGATTAGGCATTACATTATGTTTCCATTTGTAAAGTTTAACTAAACTATTGGCAACCTTATTCATCAAGTAGTTCCTAATCAACTCTATCATAGTGAGGATCGGATTATCCCTAGCTTCTAAAATAGTACTATTAAAAGACTCACTAAGGTTATTCATCAACACATCATACTTAGGGTAAATACTAAAAGAATGCTTACGCCATAATTTAGTAGGTACTCCCATCAACCATTCCCAAGCCTTCGGGTCCAGTAGCTTAAGCTTGTTCATCTCTTTCTCCCATGCCTGAAAGTATGTAGCTTTAGCAGCCCCCATCAATAAGTCTTCTTGAAATTAGcatataaatgtttgagacagaCTCTATGCTCAATTTGTTCAAACATCTCCTTAAACACACTAACTAGACCCTGCAAACATAACCAACACATGAAAAATTCAACAATTTTAGATATGACCTACATAAACAAACTAACTAACAACTTGTAATAACATTTGTTACCTTTTATTGATCTGAGATAAACACATACTTTCTGTCAACCCCAATGTCTTCCATTAGTAACTGCATAAATCATTTCCAACTTACTTTAGTTTTAGTCTCCACCACCCTAAAAGCCAAATGATAGTACTGGTCATTTGGATCCCTAACAACAAACACCAGAAGTTGACCCCTATAATGTGTCTTAAGGTGACACCCTACTCTAATAAAGGGCCTACATGCCTTGGTGAAACCTTTCTTGCACCCATCAAAGCAAAAATAAAATCGACCAAACCTAGGAGGTAGAGTTGATATTGGCCTCTCAGTGTCAATCTCCACTGTAATCTCATTACACTACTTCTTCACTTCAACATCATACCTCCAAAGCATGTTATATTGTTCCTTTGCATCTACTTCAACAATTTTATCTGCTATGACTCTAGCTCTCCAAGCCTTCCCTTTGGTTATACCCACAGAATATTTCTGTCTTAGTTCAGACATTATCTCAGACACCTTTACTCTCCCTTGAGACTTCCTTTTTTCAACAACCAGCTTAGATATCCACTTTGCATTGGGAGATTTGTTATTTAATACCCTTTTACATGTATTTGACCCCACCCATGTTTTCAATTGATAAATGTGTTTGTCGTCCACTTTGCTACACAAAGCTAAAAAACCGCATTTACCCTTGCGCTCTATCCTAACCCTATTACTCTCATTCTTGACAAATATTATCTCTCTTCCATTTAATACTGACCACTTCCTAATAGCATCTTTAAACTCAGACAaataattaaattccatacctagTTTGAATTGAAAGTCTTTGTTAAGCAGCTCACCTCGAAACTTCTCATACTTAGGGTTGACCTTTTTTCCATCATTGTCACTTTCATTAGAGTCAAAGCTACCAGTTATTCACTATCATAACCCAACACTTCACTTCCCACATTATTCCTCCTTGAACTAGACCCCATAACACTTTTAGGAACCAATACATTCACCTTGGGTGACTTGTCCATGTCTTTCATCTTTTTAGGATCTTTGGATGTCACTCTCTTGAATATACAAAACTTCTCATTAACATGAACCCTACTACCTGGCTCTAGTCTATCTACTTCAAATTGAACAAATTCTTCACATCTACTTCaaatgttctttctttttcactatCATTGAACCTTATGCCTCCATCATCATCAGAGCTGTCATCATCACTACACTCACTAAACGGATCAATATCATGCTTCGACACTTTGCTATTCATGTCCTTAACACCATGTTCAACTCATATATGCCCTTCTACATTACCACTAATGCAGTGATTAGCAAGCTCTCCAGCTTGTACATCACCAATGACTTGAGTAAACTCTTTATCCATTCCTGGAATCTTTCTCCAAATCCTGAATCCTTCATACCCCCAGTCTTTCACCAAGCTCACTGCCTCGAAGTAACTCCACATATTAGTCTTGCCCTTCCACGAAGATTTCACTCCCTCCGTTGTAAAACACATGCTTATCTTACATAAAATTTCTCACATGGTGGAAGACGACACAAAATAACCCCATTTTCTACAAAGGCACAGTAACCCAGGAATaaataatcacaaaaaaaacATGCAAGGTAGGACCAAGTAAACTTTATAGATTTCAAGCATATAGGCCACTAAAGTTACTGAAAACCGTACCTTTTTTTAGTATAACAAGAGACTTGTCTTTGTCGCTCCAACAAGTCGCAACCGGTACCTTCATAACAATGCAAACCAGATGGATGAATCAACGAACCTGATTTTTGAGTAAACGTTTCATACCATAAATGACATTTGAACATGCATTATGAAAAATCTGGGTTATGAAGATTTAAAgattaggtttaacaacaatggCTTAATGGAAAGGTGACTAAGTGAATATTTTTTTGGGATTAGGTTTTGTTTCTAACCTAAGGGTATAATTGTTAAAGTAAAAGTGACTAAACAcaagtgaaaataaaaaataatggaaaaatctGAAAAACATTGACACATCAGTATTTTTGGTGACTTGGCTTGCCAAAGGTTTTAAGAGAGACTTTTTCCAAATGTTAGGGGAATCCATGTGATTTTTTTACCGGGGGTTTTTCGAAAAGGCCTCATATGACAGAGGGTACATAGGTATTAACCCAactatttattccaaaaaaatgtgacacatcattaataattatataaggaaGAAAGAAAATTGGGTAACCCACTGTCCAACCCACAAATTTGTGGTTTTACCCCAACCAACCCAATGATATTGTGAGTGGTTATTTTATCTCACTTAAACCAATGTATCTTGTATGagttaggttatggttttggctaAATTCAACTCAAACCGACCCATGTACACCCCtaattttatgctactattttatgttatttattccacttttcattcttatttttgtatattaaatgaaaagttatTGTCCAAATACGATGGATTTTGATAACgcataaaatattaaatacaaaaCTATATTTTcgtctatatgtgtatgtatgtctcaataaattttttgtaaaaaatcaGACCTACCGAACCAATTCAAACcacattaattttatttagtttgattttgttttatttttaaaagtcaactgaaACGCACACCTTTTTGTATTGCGGTTCAAATGACTTTTTACGTCAAAACTGTCCAAACCACATCGAACACTTCTAAACTACCTTGCCCGGCCTGAAATACAAaccataaataaatttaattataaatgtcAACAAGACATGTTGCacaaacatttatttttttagGATATAGTATAatgatattattttaaaatttaactttttattttttatttacaataAATACATGATTCTTTTTAAAAAGCTGCACTATTGAATTAAGATCTTGGACACGTCATATGATTTTCTTTATGTACTGTAATAGAGATTATTGTTTACATGTTTAATACATGGGATTTGTTTTGTTATATTGTGAAACTAAAATGATTTAGTGATCTTTACCAACACAAAAAATAATTTAGTGactgtttgtttcaagttaacaTTTTTTGAAATCATATTTTTAGGAAGTTAAAAGTTAGTTGGGGTTTATTTAAGGGAACgttgaattttcacttttaaGCATAAGAATaagtatgaaaaaaaattatatatagatataattttttttaaataaaatatttttggaaactaattttaaaaatttaaaacaaatacaaGATTATTGCATTTTCAGTCTCGCATTTtcgaaaatataattttttttgaaataaaaattgagtttaatcggaacaaaatagtaaaaaataaacaaaaaaagtaATCAATAAATTTTCTAGTTAATAACATATaccataaatataattaattgattaCTTTATtccttaataattatataattttttattttaggagaaaaaattattttgtacgttgaatttttctctctttttctataatTTGATTATTAATTGATTATACTGTAAAAATGTAGTTTATTTTGTTAGATTCAAAACCCCCTAATTTGtacattgatttttttaaaatgaatgcATGAATCTAGCAAAGTTCTTGTTTACATGAATTATAGAAAATTTATAgtaatagaaaaataatataatatatctaaaaaaagaaatttaaatgaaTGTTGTTTTTGATACAAAATGAATATAATTTATTTCTCAAGAAGTGTAATACATCAAATACATCTTTGTTATAAGACACAGTGCAACTCCATagtattagaaaaataaaaatggcAGAAGAGATAAACAAGAACCTTTTGCAACATCAAAACACATCAGAGGAGGAAGAGCCATTAAGGAAAAGAGTATGGCAAGAAAGCAAGAAGATGTGGGTAGTTGCAGGTCCTGCCATATTCAATAGATTTTCAACATTTGGAATCAGTGTTGTTAGTCAATCCTTCATTGGTCACATTGGCCCTATTGAACTAGCTGCTTATGCCATTGTTATGTCTGTCCTAGTCAGATTTGCTAATGGTATTTTGGTACGTTAATTCTTCCTAAATCTTTTAAATCGCGGTCACTATTTTGATATCGCATTAAATCCTGATCAGATTAACACTGATGCGTGATCATTTATCATCAGGGCCGTCTTAAGTTTTTTTAGGCCCGTGCTATAGCACATCTTGCCCACTCTAAAAAACGGCTCTGATTATTAATGATAGCGACCTCAATTGTAATTGTATTATAGAAATCAAAAATTGAATACTACTAAAATCTAAGtaattttgttctttttttttgtgttgaaattgtagTTGGGTATGGCAAGTGCATTGGAAACTCTATGTGGACAAGCATATGGAGCAAAACAATATGAAATGCTTGGAGTTTATCTTCAAAGATCATGGATAGTTATATTCATAGCctcatttcttcttcttccactTTACATTTTCACAGTTCCGATTTTAGACGCACTTGGCCAAAACAAAGACATTGCAATAGTTGCTGGAAGCATTTCCTTATGGTCAATCGGCATCGTATTTGCTTTCAGCGTCTCGTTCACTTGTCAAATGTTTCTACAAGCACAAAGCAAGAACAAGATCATTGCTTACCTTGCAGCAGTTTCGGTTGCAATTCATATTTTTATGTCATGGCTTTTAACTGTTCAGTTCAAGTTCGGACTCAACGGTGTAATGTCATCAATCCTTTTGGCGTATTGGATACCGAATTTTGGCCAACTTTTTTATATCATGAAAAAGTGTCCTGATACATGGAAGGGTTTCTCGTTTTTGGCTTTCAAAGATCTTTGGGCTGTTACCAAACTTTCTTTGTCTTCTGGAGCTATGCTATGGTAAGATTTTTCGCAATTAGTTTCCGCGATGATTATGCTCGAAAAGAGTCATGAGACTAATATAAAGCTATGGTTATTTTTACAGTCTTGAAATATGGTACACCACAATTTTGATTCTTCTAACAGGAAATATGAAAAATGCTGAGATTGCTATTGATGCTTTGTCCATATGGTAATATGTTTCTCATTCTTTTACATTTTTCAACAAAATTTAGCATTTTTTATAGTGAAATGAATCTATTGATCTAATCATATTATGATTTTTGCAGCATGAACATCAATGGATGGGAAATGATGATATCACTTGGTTTCATGGGTGCAGCTAGGTAATTCATTGTTATCTTCAAGGTTTTCTTTCATTCATAAATCAAAGTTTACAAAGCAATTGAATGATGTTTTGGTTTTTCTATTTTGCAGTGTTAGGGTGTCAAATGAACTTGGAAGAGGAAATTCAAAAGGAGCAAAATTTTCCATTGTGATAACAGTGCTCACATCATTTGCAATTGGATTTGTGCTATTCGTGATCTTTCTATTCCTAAGGGAAAGACTTGCTTACATTTTCACACCAAATCCGGATGTGGCTAATGCAGTTGGAGATTTATCACCTTTGCTCTCATTCTCCTTACTTTTGAATAGTATCCAACCTGTGCTCTCCGGTAAATATTTAATATCATCACCGATTCTTACACgcaatttttttcatttattcgATATGAGACGACAGGGCCGTCTTAAGTTTTCAGAGGCCTTGTATCGATTAACCACAATTTAAGTGTGGCAAATCTAATAGGATCAATTTAAACGTGTCAAATTTTGGACAATGTGCGATAGTCTGTCATACACGCCCTTAAAGACGGCTCTGTCAGACGATTCATATTAAGACaaaaaatccaaattaaatactAATATTGTGAATCTACAGGAGTTTCTGTTGGAGCTGGGTGGCAAAAAGTTGTAGCATATGTTAACATAGGAAGCTATTACCTTATTGGTGTTCCTTTTGGGCTATTACTTGGTCATTATCTTCATTTGCAAGTAAAGGTAATTTCATTTATCTTTGCACAAGATTATTTTAATAAGTTACTATGATTCAAACAGAGAGCAGTGTTAAATGTGGTTTACTTTTGCAGGGTGTTTGGATTGGAATGTTGTTTGGAATTTTTGTTCAAACAGTAGTACTTATCATAATCACATATAAAACTGATTGGGATAATCAGGTAATAAATTTACTTTGGTTCTATGATTGTgcaattcatatttattttttaggtGAAGCAACTATTAAGTTACAAATGAATTTTACAGGTTGTGGTTGCTCGAAATCGTGTTAACAGATGGGCTATTGTGGAGAAGGACGAATCAATCGACGCGTCAAGCGTGTCTAGATAAAGAATATCAAGAGATCTATAGAGCATATGTAATGAAATAAAACATAACAGAATTAtttcttgttgttttttttaCTAGAAAATTTATTTCGTTCATGCGCGCGGTACAAATCAAAAGGCACAATCGTGTTTTTACAAAGAGATTCTTCTATCCACACAAAATTGGATGTAATAGAAATTGTTTGAGTAGATTCTAGAAATAATCTGCTTGCACACATTTGCAATTGCATCCAAATTATGCAGAGTTATTAAAATTGTTTGCATCTTGGTTTTCTTGCCTGCTTACAACTTCAAATTTTGTTGCATGTGACCAAAATTACCTTCCCAACATTTCAAACTCTTTCATGAACCAAATTAAATATTTACTGCTTCAATTTCTTCACATAAGATGGGAGACTCAAGTACTTAGAGTGACATTCCCCTCCCTTAACTTGCATCCAACCTTGGAACAAGAATTTTTAATCTTCCTACACATTTTGACAAACATagattttaactaaaatatatgttaaagaagaaagaagaaacaattagagaggaaagaaaataaataaaagaaaaataaagagttAAAAGTTAGAGAAATTGCAGCATAGATTTAAAAGAGAGATTTTCACAATttaatctcaagaaccaaacaaaTATATTACTCAAGAAAACCACACTCTTGAATAAGAACAAACACAACGCAACACTAGTACAACCAAAATCTCACAAGAATTTTTCACTCTCTTGACATTAAGACAACTTTGATGAGAGAATAGAAAAAGTAGAAGTGGAAAGTGGGATAGAAGAGTTTCAATTTCCAAATCTtaagtaaaataaaatgaaaaggtgCCCTCTTTATATTGGAAAAAATTTAgctcaaaaagaagaaaaaaaattcatgaGAATTTTTAATCTTATAATTGATTAACCCTATAAAAATCGATTAGGCAAGCTAAATATGAAGAGTTTTTAATTCCCCTATCATTAATTGATTAAAGACGTATGTAATTAATTAGACGCGTTACAAATGTATCAATCGATTATCCCTAATCTAGTAATAAATTAACTAATGTTAAAAAGTATTTATAATTGATTAAACAAGTCCTTAATCAATTAAGGATGCatacaaaattattttcttttataaaacaaTACAGGGCTTTGAGTATGTATGTGTGAGTTAATTTAGTATCTTGAGAATTATTCATATACATTTTATATTAAACTAGTCACTTAAACACGCGCTAATTGCATGACAGACGAACTTTTACACTTTATCTCTTTCTTAATTTTTGAGCATAAAATCATTTTGTTAGATTCATCATTGACTCATCACTTTAAATGGAACTTTAATCTTATACTAATTAGGCTTGAGATAACTTCTTGATTTGATGTCATCATCAAAGATTGATGGAAAGTTAATATAAGAGACTTCACTTAACGTTGTTTCATATAAAGTGTTAtcatcaacaaaatcaacaagatCGTGTAACAATTGACGATAATTATATCTCTAAGCACTTAGGTTCACATTCTCTTCTATTTTTATGATAACAACTCATCTCTTAAGGAGGTGGTAAAATAGAAACAAATAGATAAACTTTTGGAATGGCTAAACTCTCATTCACATATAAAGGGACTATACTTTACTCTTCGGAGAGTATATTTCTTCCTCTTGAACATTATCAAAAAGACGAGTAAAACACATAGCATAAAACACATAAATCACATAAGTCATTTTGAGAAAGGGGAGAAGAATAAGGAGAAGAATCAATTAGAATATTTAATCCATGCATGATTAGTTCACAATTCCTAACCCAGTTCttatgaaaaagaaatattttttaggaAGAGGTTTTgtaaaattatctttcaaatgattATATGAGCACATGGATTCAATTACGCAATCCCCTTTTTCGATATAATTCTTAGTAAAATGGTGCCTAATCTTAGTGTATTTAGTCCGAGAGTGAAGTACTGGATTCTTATTGAGATTTATGATGCTAGTGTTGTCGCATTTTATCAAGACAACTCAGAGATTAACTTCATAATCACTTAGATGATATTTCATCTAGATAATTTAAGAACAACAACTACCCACATAATGTATTTTGCCTCAACTATGGATAATGCTACACTTTCTTCTTTCTGTTAGACTTAAGACTTCACAAACAAGAAGGGGTGAGTTATGTGGTttagaaaaaaatgattttgaaaaacTATGGGAAATAAAATTAGAGTtgaaaaacattttaaataattAGCAACGGACATATAAATTGTAGAAAATAAATAGAAGAAAAGTAAAGAGTTAGGGGAAAGAAAAACACTTGGAATTATAGAGGTTTGGTCAAAATTAA includes the following:
- the LOC131623677 gene encoding protein DETOXIFICATION 21-like isoform X3 — translated: MAEEINKNLLQHQNTSEEEEPLRKRVWQESKKMWVVAGPAIFNRFSTFGISVVSQSFIGHIGPIELAAYAIVMSVLVRFANGILLGMASALETLCGQAYGAKQYEMLGVYLQRSWIVIFIASFLLLPLYIFTVPILDALGQNKDIAIVAGSISLWSIGIVFAFSVSFTCQMFLQAQSKNKIIAYLAAVSVAIHIFMSWLLTVQFKFGLNGVMSSILLAYWIPNFGQLFYIMKKCPDTWKGFSFLAFKDLWAVTKLSLSSGAMLCLEIWYTTILILLTGNMKNAEIAIDALSICMNINGWEMMISLGFMGAASVRVSNELGRGNSKGAKFSIVITVLTSFAIGFVLFVIFLFLRERLAYIFTPNPDVANAVGDLSPLLSFSLLLNSIQPVLSGVSVGAGWQKVVAYVNIGSYYLIGVPFGLLLGHYLHLQVKGVWIGMLFGIFVQTVVLIIITYKTDWDNQVVVARNRVNRWAIVEKDESIDASSVSR